In Mucilaginibacter celer, one DNA window encodes the following:
- a CDS encoding NADP-dependent isocitrate dehydrogenase, whose translation MKTKIAVANGDGIGPEIMSAVLNIFEACNVQLEYEFVEMGKSYFDAGHSTGMTVLAKDTIEKLGILFKGPMETPKGKGVKSINVTARKVWNTYANQRDFRTLNGVDTVFSKAGIPINLTIIRENIEDTYGGIEHLLTYDVAVGRRIITRPGSEQVIRYAFEMARRKGYTKLACGHKANIMKLTDGMFLEVFYEVAKDFPEIQASDIIVDDLCMKLVSRPETFQSIVLTNLQGDIVSDLCAGLVGGLGFAPSANIGDNISIFEAVHGTAPDIAGKGIANPTALLLSGISMLRFLGDSANAAKIENALLYTLEQGVHTGDFGDKAIPSSNTKEFADAIIANLGKLPANGAAIATQGFDEKGEVFKPSKNKLTLTTGVKEEMIGVDVFVRSDLQPAELADLAKVALTDNFNLVMISNRGTQVWPTGSIYTELVNEYRVRFEKKDGREVSQKELLHIAADLSAKVKVCSVEFLMNFDGKIGYTLAQGQ comes from the coding sequence ATGAAAACTAAAATAGCAGTAGCAAACGGCGATGGCATTGGGCCGGAGATAATGAGCGCCGTTTTGAATATTTTTGAAGCTTGCAACGTACAGCTTGAGTATGAGTTTGTTGAAATGGGTAAATCTTATTTTGATGCGGGCCACTCAACCGGTATGACGGTGCTTGCCAAAGATACCATCGAAAAATTAGGTATCCTGTTTAAAGGCCCGATGGAAACGCCAAAAGGCAAGGGTGTAAAAAGCATAAATGTAACCGCCCGCAAAGTATGGAACACTTACGCCAACCAACGCGATTTCCGTACACTGAACGGTGTTGATACCGTGTTTTCAAAAGCCGGTATCCCTATCAATTTAACCATCATCCGCGAAAATATTGAAGATACTTATGGCGGCATTGAGCACCTGTTGACTTATGATGTTGCTGTTGGTCGCAGGATCATTACCCGCCCCGGTTCGGAGCAGGTAATCCGTTATGCTTTTGAGATGGCGCGCCGTAAAGGTTATACCAAACTGGCTTGCGGCCATAAAGCCAATATCATGAAACTTACTGATGGTATGTTTTTAGAGGTGTTTTATGAAGTAGCGAAAGATTTTCCGGAGATCCAGGCATCTGATATTATTGTTGATGATTTGTGCATGAAACTGGTATCACGCCCCGAAACTTTTCAATCTATCGTGTTAACAAACCTGCAGGGCGATATTGTATCTGATTTGTGTGCCGGTTTAGTTGGTGGTTTAGGTTTTGCTCCATCGGCTAATATTGGCGATAATATTTCCATTTTCGAGGCTGTACATGGTACCGCTCCTGATATTGCCGGTAAAGGTATTGCTAACCCAACCGCTTTGTTGTTATCGGGTATTTCAATGCTCCGTTTCCTTGGCGATTCGGCTAATGCCGCTAAAATTGAGAACGCTTTATTGTATACTTTAGAGCAAGGCGTGCACACCGGCGATTTTGGTGATAAAGCTATCCCATCGTCAAATACCAAAGAGTTTGCAGATGCCATTATTGCCAACCTGGGTAAACTGCCCGCCAATGGCGCTGCTATTGCAACCCAGGGCTTTGATGAAAAAGGCGAAGTATTTAAACCAAGCAAAAACAAGCTTACTTTAACCACCGGCGTAAAAGAAGAAATGATAGGCGTTGACGTATTTGTGCGAAGCGACCTGCAACCTGCCGAGCTTGCCGATTTGGCCAAAGTCGCCCTTACCGATAACTTTAACCTCGTGATGATCTCCAATCGGGGCACCCAGGTTTGGCCAACCGGATCTATCTATACCGAACTGGTGAACGAATACCGGGTACGTTTTGAGAAAAAAGACGGCCGCGAGGTGAGCCAGAAAGAACTGCTGCATATAGCTGCCGACCTGTCGGCTAAAGTAAAAGTTTGCTCGGTAGAGTTCCTGATGAATTTTGATGGTAAAATTGGTTATACCCTGGCACAGGGGCAATAA
- a CDS encoding NADH-quinone oxidoreductase subunit A, giving the protein MTDVSQISEFGKILIFIITGIIMVCVIFFINRLLAPNNPNPEKLSSYECGEEPTGNAWLPFNPRFYVIALVFLLFDVEMVFIFPWATVFGSHEIAAQDARWGWLSLTEMFVFLGILILGLIYVWKKGDLDWIKPNPVLPQTDVIIPVSIYEQLNQEQSAYAVKPFSTETTVTATATATTTTTATATEQRKPMFKPAFKKPANE; this is encoded by the coding sequence ATGACGGATGTTTCGCAAATATCAGAATTTGGAAAGATACTCATCTTTATTATTACCGGGATAATAATGGTGTGCGTGATATTTTTTATCAACAGGCTTTTGGCTCCCAATAATCCTAATCCCGAAAAACTAAGCTCGTACGAATGCGGCGAAGAGCCAACCGGCAATGCCTGGCTGCCTTTTAACCCTCGTTTTTATGTTATAGCGCTGGTTTTTTTACTGTTTGATGTAGAGATGGTATTCATTTTTCCCTGGGCAACGGTGTTTGGCAGTCACGAAATTGCCGCGCAGGATGCCCGCTGGGGATGGCTTTCACTTACCGAGATGTTTGTATTTTTAGGCATCCTGATATTGGGCCTGATCTACGTTTGGAAAAAAGGCGACCTGGACTGGATCAAACCTAACCCCGTATTACCGCAAACCGACGTAATCATCCCGGTTTCTATATATGAGCAGCTAAACCAGGAGCAAAGCGCTTACGCAGTAAAGCCCTTCAGTACAGAAACAACTGTAACTGCCACTGCAACTGCTACTACCACTACCACTGCTACCGCAACTGAACAACGCAAACCCATGTTTAAACCCGCCTTTAAAAAGCCCGCAAATGAATAA
- a CDS encoding glycosyltransferase family 2 protein has product MKVSGFTFIRNAVRNDYPIVEAITSILPLCDEFIVVVGNSDDGTRGLIEGINSPIIKIIDSVWDESLRDGGRVFAVETDKAFAAISPDADWCFYIQGDEMVHEKYHPLIKKEMQEALNKPNIEGLLFKYLHFYGSYDYYGHSRRWYRREIRLLKNIKGIHSYRDAQGFRLNDRKINVKLIDAYIYHYGWAKPPKGLSNKVRNFNQFYHDQDWMEQHLPETYEFDYSNADRLIRFTGTHPQPMQKRIAATNWNIDFDPKKFKDGMSFRRKLLQKVEDLTGWRVSEYKNYKIVER; this is encoded by the coding sequence ATGAAAGTATCCGGTTTTACCTTTATCAGGAACGCTGTACGTAACGATTACCCCATTGTTGAGGCCATCACATCCATACTGCCGCTTTGCGACGAGTTTATTGTGGTTGTAGGCAACTCCGACGACGGTACCCGCGGATTAATTGAAGGCATCAATTCGCCCATTATCAAAATCATTGATTCGGTTTGGGATGAGTCATTACGGGATGGCGGCCGTGTTTTCGCGGTAGAAACCGATAAAGCTTTCGCGGCCATATCGCCCGATGCCGACTGGTGTTTTTATATCCAGGGTGATGAGATGGTGCACGAAAAATACCATCCGCTGATAAAAAAGGAAATGCAGGAGGCTTTGAACAAACCCAATATTGAAGGGCTGTTGTTTAAATACCTGCACTTTTATGGTTCGTACGATTATTACGGCCATTCGAGGCGCTGGTATCGCCGCGAGATCCGCTTGCTGAAAAATATCAAAGGCATCCATTCCTACCGCGATGCCCAGGGTTTCAGGCTGAATGATCGTAAGATTAATGTTAAACTGATCGATGCTTATATTTACCACTATGGCTGGGCAAAACCACCCAAAGGCCTAAGCAACAAGGTGCGCAACTTCAACCAGTTTTATCACGACCAGGACTGGATGGAACAACATCTGCCCGAAACCTACGAATTTGATTACAGCAATGCCGACAGGCTGATCCGCTTTACCGGTACCCACCCGCAGCCCATGCAAAAACGCATCGCGGCTACCAACTGGAACATCGATTTTGATCCGAAGAAATTTAAAGATGGCATGAGTTTCAGGAGGAAGCTGCTTCAAAAAGTTGAAGATTTGACAGGATGGAGGGTAAGCGAGTATAAGAATTATAAGATTGTGGAGCGGTAA
- a CDS encoding NAD(P)/FAD-dependent oxidoreductase, translated as MSTNLVKQTDFDAIIIGGGACGLMCAVQAGFLGKRVLVLEKNDRVGAKILISGGGRCNYTNLYATDQQFISQNPHFCKSAFSQWTVDDTISFFETYGISGKEKTLGQLFPESDKAKDVVEVFTNLCDDLGQEIWLNAEVKAVEKTDDGFTVRAEVNGKQEYISAPSVVMAAGGLPIPKMGATDFGLRTARNFGLQIIDTAPALVPLTITGKDQPWYEQLSGNSIFCRVWNDRASFEENILFTHWGLSGPAILQISSYWKPGEFIYIDLLPNQNIAELIQQEREANGKRMLLAFIASLYTRKFAEALSDKLPVEKNMASLTKTDIEEISALIHEFKVKPAGDKGYDKAEVMRGGVATDELSSKTLEAKKVPGLFFGGECVDVTGWLGGYNFQWAWASGFVIAQNL; from the coding sequence ATGAGTACAAATTTAGTAAAACAAACAGATTTCGACGCTATAATAATTGGCGGAGGCGCATGCGGCCTCATGTGCGCCGTACAGGCGGGCTTTTTAGGCAAACGGGTATTGGTACTTGAAAAAAACGACCGTGTGGGTGCCAAGATCCTCATCAGCGGCGGCGGGCGTTGTAACTACACCAACCTGTACGCAACAGATCAGCAGTTTATATCGCAAAACCCGCATTTCTGTAAATCGGCCTTTTCGCAATGGACGGTTGATGATACCATCAGTTTTTTTGAAACTTACGGCATCAGCGGAAAAGAAAAAACGTTGGGCCAGCTTTTCCCGGAGAGTGACAAAGCCAAAGATGTGGTAGAAGTTTTCACCAACCTTTGCGATGACCTTGGCCAGGAAATTTGGCTCAATGCCGAAGTTAAAGCAGTTGAAAAAACGGACGATGGTTTTACTGTTCGTGCCGAAGTGAATGGCAAACAGGAATATATAAGTGCACCAAGTGTGGTGATGGCCGCCGGTGGTTTACCCATCCCAAAAATGGGCGCTACAGATTTCGGATTGCGCACCGCCCGTAACTTCGGCCTGCAGATTATTGATACCGCCCCTGCCCTGGTACCGCTTACCATTACCGGTAAAGATCAGCCATGGTACGAGCAGTTATCCGGCAACAGTATTTTTTGCCGTGTTTGGAATGATAGAGCCAGTTTTGAAGAAAACATCCTGTTTACCCACTGGGGCCTGAGCGGACCGGCCATTCTTCAGATCTCATCCTACTGGAAACCCGGCGAGTTTATTTATATCGATCTGCTCCCTAACCAAAACATTGCCGAACTGATACAACAGGAACGCGAAGCTAACGGAAAACGAATGCTGCTGGCCTTTATAGCAAGCCTTTACACCCGCAAATTCGCCGAAGCTTTAAGCGATAAGCTGCCGGTTGAAAAAAACATGGCCTCATTAACCAAAACCGATATTGAAGAGATCAGCGCGCTGATCCACGAGTTTAAAGTAAAACCGGCCGGCGATAAGGGTTATGATAAGGCCGAAGTGATGCGCGGTGGGGTTGCTACCGATGAGTTATCGTCAAAAACATTGGAAGCTAAAAAAGTTCCCGGGTTGTTTTTTGGCGGCGAATGCGTGGATGTGACCGGCTGGCTGGGTGGATATAACTTTCAGTGGGCCTGGGCAAGCGGTTTTGTGATAGCGCAGAATCTATGA